The following are encoded together in the Penicillium digitatum chromosome 3, complete sequence genome:
- a CDS encoding Purine permease, putative — MDGPDQIGPDHTPKRTISDKVRYIIKTFTTREGLLGDYDYGYLFIPRLPFTKRARKSAPFFGLEDRVPVVLALILGLQHALAMLAGVISPPILLGGSGGAHFGDELYQYLVSTSLIVSGLLSAVQMFRFHVKGTKYYIGTGLLSVVGTSFSTITVAQGAFAQMYKSGYCPSLEDGTQLPCPKGYGALLGTSCLCSLLEIGMSFMSSKILARVFPPLVTGPTVLLIGASLIKSAMQDWAGGASCGTDPSARALCPSANAPHPLPWGSPEFIGLGFLVFVTIIVCERWGPPILKSCSVIVGLLVGSIVAAACNYFESSGIAAAPVASFAWVHTFPLSVYPPLILPLLALYIVIMMESIGDITATCDVSRLQVEGDTFDSRIQGGVLGNGITCLLAGLMTISPMSVFAQNNGVIALTKCANRTAGYCCCFFLVIMGIFSKFAAALVAIPSPVLGGMTAFLFSSVAVSGLRIIGSVEFTRRNRFILTASFSIGMGVTLLPEWFNYFFTYKGDDHALEGLINAVNLVMENGFAICALLGIFLNLFIPDEPDEVPVIFEATDSDDGRAQINIPEQSLPNVKSA; from the exons ATGGACGGTCCAGATCAGATCGGCCCCGATCATACGCCCAAGCGCACAATTAGCGACAAAGTCCGATATATCATCAAGACTTTTACCACACG AGAGGGCTTACTAGGCGACTACGACTATGGATACCTTTTTATCCCACGACTACCTTTCACCAAACGAGCTCGCAAATCTGCCCCGTTCTTTGGTCTCGAGGATCGTGTGCCAGTTGTTCTCGCATTGATTCTGGGGTTGCAGCATGCACTGGCAATGCTGGCTGGTG TGATTTCACCACCTATTTTACTCGGCGGCTCAGGCGGCGCACACTTCGGCGATGAGCTCTACCAGTACCTGGTTTCGACTTCGTTGATCGTCTCGGGCCTGTTGAGTGCCGTTCAAATGTTCCGGTTCCATGTTAAGGGAACAAAATACTATATCGGAACTGGACTACTATCAGTCGTTG GTACATCTTTTTCAACTATCACAGTTGCTCAAGGTGCCTTCGCCCAAATGTATAAATCGGGTTACTGCCCCTCTCTCGAAGATGGAACCCAGCTGCCTTGTCCAAAAGGCTACGGCGCACTCCTCGGCACCTCATGTCTCTGCTCCCTCCTCGAAATCGGCATGTCCTTCATGAGCAGCAAGATTCTCGCCCGCGTCTTCCCCCCACTCGTCACCGGCCCAACCGTTCTCCTGATCGGTGCCTCGCTCATCAAGTCCGCTATGCAGGACTGGGCCGGTGGCGCATCCTGTGGTACTGACCCTTCCGCCCGCGCATTGTGCCCTAGCGCCAACGCCCCGCACCCTCTACCCTGGGGAAGCCCTGAGTTCATTGGGCTGGGATTCCTGGTCTTCGTGACGATCATCGTCTGTGAGCGGTGGGGTCCCCCCATTCTGAAGAGTTGCTCTGTCATTGTTGGCCTGTTGGTTGGCTCAATCGTCGCTGCCGCGTGTAACTACTTCGAATCTTCCGGTATCGCTGCGGCACCGGTGGCTTCTTTCGCGTGGGTCCACACCTTCCCGCTGTCCGTGTACCCGCCGCTCATTCTGCCACTGCTCGCGCTCTATATCGTTATCATGATGGAGTCTATTGGTGATATCACGGCGACGTGTGACGTCTCCCGGCTCCAGGTCGAGGGTGATACCTTCGATTCCCGCATCCAAGGCGGTGTCTTGGGGAACGGCATCACCTGTCTCTTGGCCGGCTTGATGACCATTAGTCCCATGTCCGTTTTCGCGCAGAATAACGGTGTGATTGCGCTGACAAAATGTGCTAACCGCACCGCCGGCTACTgctgctgcttctttttggtTATCATGGGCATTTTCTCCAAGTTCGCTGCTGCGCTGGTTGCAATTCCCAGCCCCGTTCTTGGTGGTATGACCGCTTTCCTCTTCAGTTCGGTGGCAGTCAGTGGTCTGCGCATCATTGGATCTGTCGAATTCACTCGTCGCAACCGATTCATCTTGACGGCTAGTTTCTCGATTGGAATGGGTGTCACTCTCCTGCCAGAATGGTTCAACTACTTCTTCACCTACAAGGGTGATGACCATGCCCTTGAAGGTCTGATCAATGCTGTCAATCTGGTCATGGAGAACGGGTTCGCTATCTGTGCGCTGCTCGGCATCTTTCTTAACCTTTTCATTCCCGACGAGCCTGATGAGGTTCCAGTCATCTTTGAGGCGACTGACTCTGATGATGGCCGTGCACAGATCAATATTCCAGAGCAGTCGCTACCGAATGTAAAGAGCGCCTAA
- a CDS encoding Molybdenum cofactor sulfurase, C-terminal: protein MLLRASASHSRQIFRNAPRKADLGFQPNTAFADAYPIHLLSISSHRDIAARCAYAIPRLSIRHFRTNVLVQGPSAFEEDYWKRLAIGGTEIHASCRTVRCRLPNVDPPSGDRHLAEPDRTLKSYRRIDDGDRTNACLGMQLVPTKEEFVLRVGDSIEVLETGLHQYLKMLAPGEQVEGV, encoded by the coding sequence ATGCTCCTCCGCGCCAGTGCATCCCATTCGCGGCAAATCTTCCGTAACGCACCGCGCAAAGCAGACCTAGGCTTCCAGCCAAACACAGCCTTCGCAGACGCGTATCCAATCCACCTACTCAGCATCTCCAGTCACCGGGATATCGCAGCACGTTGCGCCTACGCAATTCCAAGACTGAGCATTCGTCACTTCCGCACCAACGTTCTCGTCCAAGGCCCGTCTGCTTTTGAGGAAGATTACTGGAAACGGCTTGCAATTGGGGGCACGGAGATTCACGCTTCTTGCCGGACTGTTCGGTGCCGATTGCCCAATGTTGATCCTCCTTCTGGGGATAGACATTTGGCTGAGCCAGATCGAACGCTGAAATCCTATCGGCGGATTGATGATGGGGATCGGACTAATGCATGTTTGGGAATGCAGCTTGTTCCCACGAAGGAGGAGTTTGTGCTTAGAGTTGGGGATTCTATTGAGGTTCTTGAGACCGGGTTGCATCAGTATCTTAAGATGCTAGCTCCTGGGGAGCAGGTTGAGGGGGTGTAG
- a CDS encoding DNA recombination and repair protein Rad51, C-terminal → MDLLGLDGLEGFNEDTPPVVSISASQSLNASAATRDPITTGLARLDEALNDLPDQPNQGGILHGHVTEIFGPPGAGKTSLALNIAHHALRDGKVVWIDTGSPVPSSRLEEMSINLDDFIYFRAHTLAHLIALLGRPPKGFPPPETNLIVIDSVSNLFPAYFPSAQELKDQLTEGKITDKAHLQWLLNRKWNIASELATHLARLAARNIAVLVINQSHTKIKPQSHAVLQPLLSGSAWEASVQTRIAIFRDLPDERFAEVEKRAGKPLPEQAEELLVAFRIEPDGLYEMAGKESLPSEPLTPLLKSPPDFEYYDPPTPTPSPISSVLSSVPPSSELKSPTLLLPKPVSPEQPVQTPNKKRKVAEVADSQDEDSEEDVPWTAEATLNTNSS, encoded by the exons ATGGACCTTCTCGGTCTCGACGGTCTTGAAGGGTTCAATGAAGACACGC CGCCCGTGGTTTCGATCTCAGCATCGCAATCCCTCAACGCGTCGGCCGCCACCCGCGACCCGATTACGACGGGCCTGGCGCGTCTGGACGAGGCTCTGAATGACCTCCCAGACCAGCCAAATCAAGGCGGTATCCTGCATGGACATGTTACGGAAATCTTCGGACCCCCAGGAGCCGGGAAGACCTCGCTGGC GTTGAATATTGCACACCATGCGCTACGCGACGGCAAAGTAGTCTGGATCG ATACGGGATCTCCGGTGCCCAGTTCCCGGCTCGAGGAAATGTCCATCAACCTCGACGACTTTATCTATTTCCGGGCGCATACGCTGGCCCATCTTATAGCCCTGCTTGGACGTCCACCAAAGGGGTTTCCCCCGCCGGAAACAAACCTCATTGTCATCGACTCTGTGTCCAATTTATTTCCAGCTTACTTCCCCAGCGCTCAAGAGCTCAAGGACCAGCTCACCGAAGGCAAAATCACCGATAAAGCACATCTGCAATGGTTGCTCAATCGCAAATGGAACATTGCTAGCGAGCTAGCCACTCACCTGGCCAGACTCGCCGCGAGAAACATCGCCGTGTTGGTTATCAACCAATCCCATACGAAGATCAAGCCTCAGTCTCACGCGGTTCTGCAGCCGCTCTTGTCGGGCAGCGCATGGGAGGCCAGTGTGCAAACACGCATTGCAATATTTCGTGACCTTCCGGATGAGCGATTCGCGGAGGTTGAGAAGCGTGCGGGTAAGCCATTGCCCGAGCAAGCCGAGGAGCTACTCGTTGCATTTCGCATCGAACCG GATGGGCTCTATGAAATGGCGGGGAAGGAATCTCTACCCTCCGAGCCTCTGACTCCCTTGCTAAAATCTCCTCCCGACTTTGAATACTATGATCCTCCTACTCCGACTCCTTCACCTATATCCTCTGTGCTGTCTTCTGTACCACCATCTTCGGAATTGAAGTCTCCAACCCTACTACTGCCCAAACCGGTGTCACCAGAGCAGCCTGTGCAGACACCAAATAAGAAACGGAAGGTAGCGGAGGTAGCCGACAGCCAGGATGAAGACTCCGAGGAAGATGTCCCTTGGACAGCAGAGGCAACCTTGAACACGAATTCATCGTGA